The proteins below come from a single Mugil cephalus isolate CIBA_MC_2020 chromosome 7, CIBA_Mcephalus_1.1, whole genome shotgun sequence genomic window:
- the LOC125010844 gene encoding regulator of G-protein signaling 21-like: MHNERYLWNSNSIRNRISETSPMDLQDAKKIDIAWKSRIHTLIHIPLPWRKIHRLEKNEASPERESLETFLYKKSGQMAFREFLKSEFCEENLDFWLACQEFKTFDSPDYLKQRAASIYEEFIMAEAPKQVNLDFCTREIIRQSLKQPRPSCFVVAQKKIYSLMENGSFPRFIQSEQYKALLNATSKQRGLGKHRKVLRVKSTGDIIQHGSKPVSLRSDLRLFHMH; the protein is encoded by the exons ATGCATAATGAGAGATACTTGTGGAATTCAAATTCCATAAGGAATAGGATCTCTGAGACATCACCTATGGACCTCCAGGACGCAAAGAAAAT AGATATAGCATGGAAATCGAGAATACACACCTTAATACACATTCCTTTGCCATGGAGGAAAATccacag actggaaaaaaatgaagcaagCCCAGAGAGAGAATCTCTTGAGACTTTCCTTTACAAGAAAA GTGGACAAATGGCATTTCGGGAATTTCTAAAGTCAGAGTTCTGCGAGGAAAACCTGGACTTCTGGCTCGCCTGTCAAGAGTTTAAAACTTTCGACAGTCCAGATTACCTAAAACAGAGAGCGGCGAGTATTTATGAAGAGTTCATCATGGCTGAGGCTCCCAAACAG GTAAACTTGGATTTCTGCACAAGAGAAATCATCAGACAGAGTCTGAAGCAGCCAAGACCGTCATGCTTTGTTGTTGCACAGAAGAAAATCTACAGCCTGATGGAGAATGGCTCCTTCCCACGGTTTATTCAGTCTGAGCAGTACAAAGCCcttttaaatgcaacttctaAACAGAGAGGCCTTGGGAAGCACCGTAAGGTCTTGAGGGTAAAGAGCACTGGAGACATAATACAGCATGGCTCCAAACCAGTCAGCCTGAGGAGTGACCTGCGTCTTTTCCACATGCACTGA